A genomic region of Nymphaea colorata isolate Beijing-Zhang1983 chromosome 2, ASM883128v2, whole genome shotgun sequence contains the following coding sequences:
- the LOC116248935 gene encoding probable arabinosyltransferase ARAD1, translating to MLETEGEREGRGEGNSMAAKTIFFFLSALLLIFLYLALGTIDLRSQFFPDAVPALRLSTCTSRPLRVFMYDLPRRFNVGMIRRSDPDQDIPWTSPTLPPWPHNSGLKKQHSVEYWMMASLLGGANDADEEPAAARVLDPESADVFFVPFFSSLSFNTHGHNMTDPETEVDRKLQADVLRILSESKYWQQAGGRDHVIPMHHPNAFRFLRDGVNASILIVADFGRYPKSLSSLQKDIVAPYVHVVESFTDDDAPDPFNSRPSLLFFRGRTIRKDGGRIRSKLVKILAGHEGVHFEQGVASEEGIRTSTKGMRSSKFCLHPAGDTPSSCRLFDAIVSHCVPVIVSDLIELPYEDVLDYRNFSLFFSVKEALQPNYLLQELNKISKERWTEMWRQLKEISHHFEFQYPLKKDDAVNMLWKEVRHKVPAVKLAMHRSARLKIEDWWRR from the exons ATGTTGGAGAcagaaggagagagggaggggagggggGAAGGGAACTCGATGGCAGCGAAAactattttcttcttcctctccgcACTGTTGCTGATTTTCCTCTACCTCGCCCTTGGAACCATAGACCTCAGATCGCAGTTCTTTCCGGACGCCGTTCCCGCCCTCCGCCTCTCCACCTGCACCTCTCGCCCGCTCAGGGTCTTCATGTACGATCTTCCCCGTAGATTTAACGTCGGGATGATCCGCCGGTCCGATCCCGACCAGGATATCCCCTGGACGTCTCCGACTTTGCCTCCCTGGCCACACAACTCGGGCCTCAAGAAGCAGCACAGCGTCGAGTACTGGATGATGGCATCTCTCCTGGGCGGCGCCAATGATGCCGACGAGGAGCCCGCGGCGGCGAGGGTATTAGACCCGGAGTCGGCGGACGTGTTCTTCGTGCCGTTCTTCTCGTCGCTGAGCTTCAACACTCACGGACATAACATGACTGATCCGGAAACGGAGGTCGATCGGAAGCTACAG GCTGATGTGCTAAGGATTTTGAGTGAATCCAAATATTGGCAACAAGCTGGAGGCCGTGACCATGTAATCCCCATGCATCATCCAAATGCCTTTCGATTTCTGCGGGATGGGGTGAATGCATCTATTCTTATTGTTGCAGATTTTGGACGTTATCCCAAAAGCTTGTCCTCTCTCCAGAAAGATATAGTGGCACCATATGTACATGTCGTTGAGTCATTCACTGACGATGATGCTCCTGATCCTTTTAATTCTCGGccatctcttctttttttccgaGGGAGAACAATTAGAAAAGAT GGCGGAAGAATTCGCTCAAAATTAGTGAAGATTTTAGCTGGCCATGAAGGGGTGCACTTTGAACAAGGTGTTGCATCTGAAGAAGGAATAAGAACA TCCACGAAAGGCATGCGGTCATCAAAGTTCTGTCTGCATCCAGCTGGTGATACCCCTTCATCTTGTCGCCTTTTTGATGCAATTGTTAGCCATTGTGTCCCTGTTATTGTCAGCGACTTGATTGAGCTCCCATATGAAGATGTACTTGATTACCGAAACTTCTCGCTTTTTTTCTCCGTCAAAGAAGCATTGCAGCCCAATTACTTGCTGCAGGAGCTCAATAAGATCTCAAAAGAAAGATGGACTGAGATGTGGAGACAGTTGAAGGAAATCTCCCATCATTTTGAGTTTCAGTACCCTCTGAAGAAGGACGATGCTGTGAATATGTTGTGGAAGGAAGTAAGGCATAAGGTGCCTGCTGTCAAGCTTGCAATGCATCGTAGTGCAAGGTTGAAGATAGAAGATTGGTGGAGAAGATGA